The sequence TCATCCTGTCGATGGCCGGCGCGACCGGCAGCATGACATTCTACGAATCGCTCCTGCCGCACATCGCGAGTGAACAGGAGATCGACCGCGTGTCCACCGCCGCGTACGCCCTGGGTTACATCGGCGGCGGTGTGCTGCTGGCGGTCAACCTGGCCTGGATCACCAATCCCGGGCTGATCGGACTGCCCACCGGCGACACACTCACGCCCGCGCAGGCGACACTGCCCGTGCGTCTGGCCTTCGTGTCGGTGGGCATCTGGTGGCTGCTGTTCAGTTTCCCCGTGCTGCGACGGGTGCCCGAACCGGCGCGGGCGCTCGAAGCCGACGAGGGCACGGGGGCCAATCCGTTCGTCGTCGCGTTCACGCGCCTGGGTGAGACACTGCGTGAGCTGCGTCACTATCGACAGGCGTTTCTCGCGATGCTGGCGTTCACCATCTACAACGACGGCATCCAGACCATCATCAAGATGGCCACGGCCTATGGCACGGAAATCGGTATCGGACGGTCCGATCTCATCACGGCCATCCTCATCGTGCAGTTCGTCGGCATTCCATGTGCCTTCGCGTTCGGATCGCTGGCTGGCAAACTGGGCGCCAAGCGGTCCATCCTGCTCGGTCTGCTCGTGTACACCGGCATCTGCATCTACGCCTACGGCATCAGCACGGCGCGCGAGTTCTATGTGCTGGCGATTCTGGTCGGCACCGTGCAGGGCGGCACGCAGGCGCTCAGCCGCTCGCTGTTCGCGAACATGGTGCCGAAGCACAAGAGCGGCGAGTTCTTCGGTTTCTACTCCGTGTTCGAGAAGTTCGGCGGCATTCTCGGTCCGCTGGTGTTCAGTCTCGCCATCGGACAGACCGGCAGCAGCCGCAGCGCGATCCTGTGGGTGATCGGCTTCTTCGTGGTGGGCGGAGCGTTGCTGATGCT comes from Gemmatimonas aurantiaca and encodes:
- a CDS encoding MFS transporter, translated to MTAVSSTPSSSRGILNALGLHRRELRAWAMYDWAVSAMQTVIMTAVFPIYFISVAGDGRPPEAATQALANANTIAAVVIAVLGPILGAVADYKAAKKPFLTVFMLIGVFSTLGMYFIQHGDLLLASTLFILSMAGATGSMTFYESLLPHIASEQEIDRVSTAAYALGYIGGGVLLAVNLAWITNPGLIGLPTGDTLTPAQATLPVRLAFVSVGIWWLLFSFPVLRRVPEPARALEADEGTGANPFVVAFTRLGETLRELRHYRQAFLAMLAFTIYNDGIQTIIKMATAYGTEIGIGRSDLITAILIVQFVGIPCAFAFGSLAGKLGAKRSILLGLLVYTGICIYAYGISTAREFYVLAILVGTVQGGTQALSRSLFANMVPKHKSGEFFGFYSVFEKFGGILGPLVFSLAIGQTGSSRSAILWVIGFFVVGGALLMLVNTKEGETMARDANARTHRAA